A window of Nicotiana sylvestris chromosome 8, ASM39365v2, whole genome shotgun sequence genomic DNA:
tccaaggaaagtttTCGGGGCTCATATATATATGAACCCATTCCATGCAAAGCATTGACATATTCCACCAAGACTTCCTTCTCATCCACTTCATGATTTAACAACACGACTTCCAATGGGTATTCCATATTAATCACAACACTTGTGTCTTCAACAATCACTTTGGTCACAAGATCCACAAATGAACATACTTCGTTGCTATTAGGCTACCTCATTGACTTGCAAACATGAAATACAACTTTTTCATtgcccacccggaaggtgagctcccctgcttccacatcaactaaggccttccctgtagctaggaaaggtctccccaatatgattggcATCTTGTAGTCAACCTTTCAGTCAAGTATCACAAAATCCGCAGGAAGTATGAACTTGTCGACCCGAACTAGCACATCATCAATTATCCCCAATAGCCTCTTCATTGTCCTgtccgccatttgcaacctcatggatgtgggacttggttgcccaatccccaATTTCTTGAACACAAAGTATGGCATCAAGTTAATGCTTTCTCCCAAGTCACACAAAGCTTTGGCGAAATCGGCACTACCAATAGTGCATGGGATTGTAAAGGCACCGGGGTTTTCTAACTTTAGAGCCATAGAGTGCAGAATAGCACTCACTTGAtgtatcattttgatcatttcacAGTTCATTGACCTATTCTTTGTTACCAAGTTCTTCATGAACTT
This region includes:
- the LOC138876177 gene encoding uncharacterized protein produces the protein MIKSLSINVPLVEALEQMPGYAKFMKNLVTKNRSMNCEMIKMIHQVSAILHSMALKLENPGAFTIPCTIGSADFAKALCDLGESINLMPYFVFKKLGIGQPSPTSMRLQMADRTMKRLLGIIDDVLVRVDKFILPADFVILD